The following proteins are encoded in a genomic region of Bradyrhizobium sp. SK17:
- a CDS encoding O-methyltransferase — protein sequence MTTLTSPKLAGLLDRLFEQASAAVEQTQLAVADLSDEERDRLMQSRTDYRALYERFKNAPLAVSRDTGALLYMLARGARARNIVEFGTSFGISTLHLAAALRDNGGGHLITSEFEPSKAARARDNLVAGGLDDLIEIREGDALTTLRTGLPDTIDLVLLDGAKALYPDILDLVESRLKPGAFVVADNADYSPDYLARVRAPANGYLSVPFGGDVELSMRLG from the coding sequence ATGACCACCCTCACCTCACCGAAACTCGCGGGCTTGCTCGATCGCCTGTTCGAGCAGGCTTCCGCCGCGGTGGAGCAAACCCAGCTCGCGGTCGCCGACCTTTCCGACGAGGAACGGGATCGCCTGATGCAGAGCAGGACCGACTACCGCGCGCTCTACGAGCGGTTCAAGAATGCGCCGCTCGCCGTCTCGCGCGACACCGGCGCGCTGCTCTACATGCTGGCGCGCGGCGCTCGCGCGCGCAACATCGTCGAATTCGGCACCTCGTTCGGGATCTCGACGCTGCATCTTGCCGCCGCGCTGCGCGACAATGGCGGCGGACACCTGATCACCAGCGAGTTCGAACCGTCCAAGGCGGCGCGCGCCCGCGACAATCTCGTCGCCGGTGGTCTCGACGACCTCATCGAGATCCGCGAAGGCGACGCGCTCACGACGCTACGCACTGGCCTGCCCGATACGATCGACCTCGTGCTGCTCGACGGCGCCAAGGCGCTCTATCCCGACATCCTCGATCTCGTCGAGAGCCGCCTGAAGCCCGGCGCCTTCGTCGTCGCCGACAACGCCGACTACAGCCCCGACTATCTGGCGCGGGTGCGCGCGCCGGCGAACGGCTACCTGTCGGTGCCGTTCGGCGGAGACGTCGAGCTGTCGATGCGGCTCGGCTGA
- a CDS encoding thiamine pyrophosphate-binding protein: MSKRSSSRRDGAPDSSRRNFLKGATIAGAAALSTPAAANAAIPALPEERPKAAPPGARLAAADAAPPPADPVNQTSSGGDFMVDVLKTLDIDYLAMNCASSFRGLHEAVINHGGNRKPEIITCPHEEIAVHMGQGYAKMEGKPLAMICHGVVGLQHASMAMYNAWCDRVPVIVMGGNIMEGDKRAPGAEWPHSAIDPAALTRDFVKWDDQPASLQHFAESAVRAYKISTTPPMAPVMLSLDQELQENPIENRDRLRIPKFTAAVPPQGDDAALAELAKMLVAADNPVILCDRMARTPAGMPRLVELAETLQCAVIDNYGRMNFPSRHPLNQSFRRSILSQADLILAMEVNDIWGTLSDFHDRIVRTSEPRYKKTARIVTLGTRGLYMKANYQDLGRYQEVDLDISGDAEASLPTLTEQVKRQIDEGRKAAFDARGKKLAAAKLATVEQAKLDATIGWDASPITTARLCAELYSQIKDEDWSLVGTSIGLAWPHRLWDFKKPYQWNGVAGGGGVGYTLPASLGAALANKRHGRLTVAIGGDGDFMFVPSTLWTAAHHQIPMLYIVHNNRAYHQEYMYLQAMAARHGRGITNTDIGTTIKDPFVDYATLAKGFGVYGEGPINDPNQLAPALKRAIAMVKGGQPALLDVVMDQR, from the coding sequence ATGTCGAAGCGAAGCAGCTCGCGCCGCGATGGCGCGCCCGATTCCAGCCGTCGGAATTTCCTGAAAGGAGCGACGATCGCCGGCGCGGCCGCGCTGAGTACGCCGGCCGCGGCCAATGCCGCGATCCCGGCGCTCCCGGAAGAGCGTCCCAAGGCAGCGCCTCCCGGAGCGCGGCTCGCGGCCGCCGACGCGGCGCCGCCGCCGGCCGATCCGGTCAATCAGACGTCGAGCGGCGGCGACTTCATGGTCGACGTGCTGAAGACGCTCGACATCGACTATCTCGCGATGAACTGCGCCTCGAGCTTCCGCGGCCTGCACGAGGCCGTCATCAATCATGGCGGCAACAGGAAGCCCGAGATCATCACCTGCCCGCATGAAGAGATCGCGGTGCATATGGGCCAGGGCTACGCCAAGATGGAAGGCAAGCCGCTCGCCATGATCTGCCACGGCGTGGTCGGGCTCCAGCATGCCTCGATGGCGATGTACAACGCCTGGTGCGACCGCGTCCCCGTCATCGTGATGGGCGGCAACATCATGGAGGGCGACAAGCGCGCGCCGGGCGCCGAATGGCCGCATTCGGCGATCGATCCCGCGGCGTTGACGCGCGACTTCGTCAAATGGGACGATCAGCCGGCCTCGCTCCAGCATTTCGCTGAATCGGCGGTGCGCGCCTACAAGATTTCGACCACGCCGCCGATGGCGCCGGTGATGCTGTCGCTCGACCAGGAATTGCAGGAAAACCCGATCGAGAATCGCGACCGCCTGCGCATCCCGAAGTTCACCGCCGCGGTCCCGCCGCAAGGCGACGATGCGGCGCTGGCCGAGCTCGCCAAAATGCTGGTCGCGGCCGACAACCCGGTGATCCTGTGCGACCGCATGGCGCGCACGCCGGCCGGCATGCCGCGTCTGGTCGAGCTCGCGGAGACATTGCAATGCGCCGTGATCGACAATTACGGCCGCATGAACTTCCCCTCTCGCCATCCGCTCAACCAGTCGTTCCGGCGCTCGATCCTGTCGCAGGCCGATCTGATCCTGGCGATGGAGGTCAACGATATCTGGGGCACGCTCAGCGATTTCCACGATCGCATCGTGCGTACCTCGGAGCCGCGCTACAAGAAGACCGCCAGGATCGTCACGCTCGGCACCCGCGGCCTCTACATGAAGGCCAACTATCAGGATCTCGGCCGCTACCAGGAGGTCGACCTCGACATATCCGGCGACGCCGAGGCGAGCCTGCCGACATTGACCGAGCAGGTGAAGCGCCAGATCGACGAGGGCCGCAAGGCGGCGTTCGACGCGCGCGGCAAGAAGCTCGCGGCGGCCAAGCTCGCCACCGTCGAGCAGGCGAAGCTCGACGCCACGATCGGCTGGGACGCGAGCCCGATCACCACGGCGCGGCTGTGCGCCGAGCTCTACAGCCAGATCAAGGACGAGGATTGGTCGCTGGTCGGCACCTCGATCGGCTTGGCATGGCCGCATCGCTTGTGGGATTTCAAGAAGCCTTATCAATGGAACGGCGTCGCCGGCGGTGGCGGTGTCGGCTATACCCTGCCGGCCTCGCTGGGCGCTGCGCTCGCCAACAAGCGGCATGGACGATTGACGGTTGCGATCGGCGGCGACGGCGATTTCATGTTCGTGCCGTCGACGCTATGGACCGCCGCGCATCACCAGATCCCGATGCTCTACATCGTGCACAACAACCGCGCCTATCATCAGGAATACATGTACCTGCAGGCGATGGCAGCGCGCCATGGCCGCGGCATTACCAACACCGATATCGGCACCACGATCAAGGATCCCTTCGTCGACTACGCGACGCTCGCCAAGGGGTTCGGCGTCTATGGCGAGGGTCCGATCAACGACCCGAACCAGCTTGCGCCGGCGCTGAAGCGTGCGATCGCCATGGTCAAGGGCGGCCAGCCGGCGCTGCTCGACGTCGTGATGGATCAGCGTTGA
- a CDS encoding c-type cytochrome — MMTIGRSVIRLATVAAIAGAFAAGGGIAARADDVPPAGDPVNGKRLYLADGCFECHGRAGQGGRFNYLTPALAQIALPVESFIAFLREAPNDMPSFSADVLSDKDAADIHAYLSSLPGPKALKDIPPILNQ; from the coding sequence ATGATGACGATCGGTCGATCCGTGATACGCCTCGCAACCGTCGCCGCGATCGCGGGGGCATTCGCCGCCGGTGGCGGCATCGCCGCGCGCGCCGATGACGTGCCGCCGGCAGGCGATCCCGTCAACGGCAAGCGGCTCTACCTCGCCGACGGCTGCTTCGAATGCCACGGCCGCGCCGGGCAGGGCGGCCGCTTCAACTATCTGACGCCTGCGCTGGCGCAGATCGCGCTGCCGGTGGAGTCCTTCATCGCCTTCCTGCGCGAGGCGCCGAACGACATGCCGTCGTTCTCGGCCGACGTGCTGTCGGACAAGGATGCCGCCGACATCCACGCCTATCTCAGCTCGCTGCCTGGTCCGAAGGCGCTCAAGGACATTCCGCCGATCCTGAACCAGTAG
- a CDS encoding LLM class flavin-dependent oxidoreductase — protein MRFIFFSEGETQPGHTHAHRYRELIDEVILAEKVGFDAFGCSEQHFAIGTASTSAPEVIYPYMMALTSRIQFIHLITPLPKKINHALRVAERLATEDILSNGRVGLAVGRGNTTLALHAFEVDPAETKAQQMEGIEVIRRALSNDIFSFVGEHYKIPPRSLTPKHVTLPYPPMMMATASPQSIAAAAHMGIGAMMGGGYNGFASVQRSAELYDKELASAVHVYPVQAQKVAVISGGMHCADTNEEAERWAATLAHSVALSIDAYERLAKLSADYGSLGEIKNIDFKNERYLFDESGSFIVGDVETCIRQVQRYVDMGIDALALRIDGMPHKELMKSIELFGKYVIPRFKNPRSVVRASDAILADIRAARPDHYAEREAFENAKAAAGTVDGSVRNSAASA, from the coding sequence ATGCGGTTCATCTTCTTCAGCGAAGGGGAGACCCAGCCGGGACACACCCACGCGCACCGCTATCGCGAGCTCATCGATGAAGTGATTCTGGCGGAGAAAGTCGGATTCGATGCGTTCGGGTGCTCCGAACAGCATTTCGCGATCGGCACGGCTTCGACCTCCGCTCCCGAGGTGATCTACCCGTACATGATGGCGCTCACGAGCAGGATCCAGTTCATCCACCTGATCACGCCGCTGCCCAAGAAGATCAATCACGCGCTCCGCGTCGCGGAGCGGCTGGCGACCGAAGACATCCTGTCGAACGGCCGCGTCGGGCTCGCCGTCGGGCGCGGCAACACCACCCTCGCGCTGCACGCCTTCGAGGTCGATCCCGCGGAGACCAAGGCGCAGCAGATGGAGGGCATCGAGGTCATCCGCCGGGCCCTGTCGAACGACATCTTCTCTTTCGTCGGCGAGCACTACAAGATTCCGCCGCGCAGCCTGACGCCCAAGCACGTGACGCTACCCTATCCGCCAATGATGATGGCGACCGCGAGCCCGCAATCGATCGCCGCCGCGGCGCATATGGGCATCGGCGCCATGATGGGCGGCGGCTATAACGGGTTCGCCTCCGTGCAGAGGTCGGCCGAGCTCTATGACAAGGAGCTGGCGAGTGCCGTGCATGTTTACCCGGTGCAGGCGCAGAAGGTCGCCGTGATTTCCGGCGGAATGCATTGCGCCGATACAAATGAGGAGGCGGAGCGGTGGGCGGCGACGCTGGCCCATAGCGTCGCCTTGTCAATCGACGCCTATGAGCGGCTGGCGAAACTGTCCGCCGACTACGGATCGCTCGGCGAGATCAAGAACATTGACTTCAAGAACGAGCGCTATTTGTTCGACGAGTCCGGGAGCTTCATCGTCGGCGACGTCGAGACCTGCATCAGGCAGGTCCAACGGTACGTCGACATGGGCATCGACGCGCTCGCGCTGCGCATCGACGGCATGCCGCACAAGGAGCTGATGAAGTCGATCGAGCTGTTCGGCAAGTACGTCATCCCGAGGTTCAAAAACCCCCGGTCGGTCGTGCGTGCGTCCGACGCGATCCTTGCCGACATCCGCGCCGCCCGCCCCGACCACTATGCCGAGCGCGAGGCCTTTGAAAATGCCAAGGCGGCCGCCGGGACGGTCGACGGATCCGTCCGTAATTCGGCGGCTTCGGCCTGA
- a CDS encoding tautomerase family protein, whose translation MPDVLVEIREGWLAGQGSEFLAAIQDAISETLRTPLHDKILRLVQHAPDSFSIPDWTGERFTHIEITMFPGRSVATKRALYKAIVENLARFGVPANDIKIILIEVARENVGMRGGNAASDFDIGYETAV comes from the coding sequence ATGCCTGACGTTCTGGTTGAGATACGCGAAGGCTGGCTCGCCGGCCAAGGCAGCGAATTCCTGGCTGCCATTCAGGATGCGATCAGCGAGACATTGCGAACGCCGCTGCATGACAAGATCCTACGCCTTGTTCAGCACGCGCCGGACAGTTTCTCGATCCCGGATTGGACCGGTGAGCGGTTCACGCATATCGAGATCACGATGTTTCCCGGCCGATCCGTTGCGACAAAGCGCGCGCTCTACAAGGCCATCGTCGAGAACCTGGCGCGGTTCGGCGTGCCGGCCAACGACATCAAGATCATCCTGATCGAGGTGGCGCGCGAGAATGTCGGAATGCGCGGTGGCAACGCCGCGTCCGATTTCGACATCGGATACGAGACGGCCGTCTAG
- a CDS encoding TetR/AcrR family transcriptional regulator, which produces MLRARRAVRFVAMNIQTLPIKRASRSRRREQLISVAAEFFLHHSYDAVTVEMISARAGITGPGLYRHFQNKQALLIAVLEEPTQVVHEVAKRIAETTREPKAAIVAMVESHIRLILQGPPSTLIFTKNEHALPEHDRRRIRREMALYAEEWVSVVAPLRPDLSEAEARLLTQAVFSMLNTAATLKKGLDEQSIFSIMRQAALHALLGRGDL; this is translated from the coding sequence TTGCTTCGCGCCCGCCGTGCGGTACGGTTTGTCGCGATGAACATCCAGACACTCCCGATCAAGCGCGCATCCAGGAGCCGGCGGCGCGAGCAGTTGATCTCGGTCGCCGCCGAGTTCTTCCTGCATCACTCCTACGACGCAGTGACCGTCGAGATGATCTCTGCGCGCGCCGGCATCACCGGTCCCGGACTCTATCGCCACTTCCAGAACAAGCAGGCCTTGCTGATCGCGGTTCTGGAGGAGCCGACGCAGGTCGTGCACGAGGTCGCAAAACGAATCGCGGAGACGACCAGGGAACCCAAGGCAGCGATCGTGGCGATGGTCGAATCCCACATCCGGCTCATCCTGCAAGGACCGCCGAGCACGCTCATCTTCACTAAAAACGAGCACGCTCTTCCCGAACACGACCGCCGAAGGATCCGCCGCGAGATGGCGCTGTACGCCGAAGAGTGGGTCTCTGTCGTAGCCCCGCTGCGGCCCGACCTGTCCGAAGCCGAGGCACGACTGTTGACGCAGGCCGTGTTCTCCATGCTCAACACGGCGGCGACGCTCAAGAAAGGCCTGGACGAGCAGTCGATCTTCTCGATCATGCGGCAAGCCGCACTGCACGCGCTGCTCGGCCGCGGCGACCTCTGA
- a CDS encoding TRAFs-binding domain-containing protein, with translation MIMPYGRKATQAEPGRGPTEIDFNALWDRCYVPVIKALKYEPVRADQDTSALIISEMLERLYFADLVLADMTIPNGNVYYEVGIRHASQETGCVLLAADWSKPLFDVAQMRTIRYPLPEGEITEATAVAVQGAIKDQIEARRDGVSPMHQSIPGYPCKVDPAKAITMRDQLAEQAEFQTKIRAVRAAPKAERMKRAQALVAVEGNPPLSYAKALALLLLLRDCVDTKADWNVLLDYTSGLPKRFANQAEVQENRAFAVAQIGDDVRAVAEIQTLIDLAGPTPERFGLMGGRYKRLSKAPTASASECKEALAKAICCYEQGMDLDLNAYYCSSNLPRLYRRRGKAGDEERAQTTLRAVIAACERARRLQIADRWYRPTLLVAAFDLGEADTADDLAEDVIAEGKAKWEVDSVIEDLETTVAQVTDPAKRARLSAIVDKIKTA, from the coding sequence ATGATCATGCCTTACGGCCGCAAGGCGACCCAGGCTGAGCCGGGGCGTGGGCCGACCGAGATTGACTTCAACGCGTTGTGGGATCGTTGCTATGTCCCGGTTATCAAGGCGCTCAAGTATGAGCCGGTGCGCGCTGACCAGGACACCAGCGCATTGATCATCAGCGAGATGCTGGAGCGGCTCTACTTCGCCGATCTGGTGCTGGCCGACATGACGATCCCGAACGGCAACGTGTATTACGAGGTCGGTATTCGCCACGCGTCGCAGGAGACAGGGTGTGTCCTGCTCGCGGCCGACTGGTCCAAGCCACTGTTCGACGTCGCGCAGATGCGAACCATTCGATATCCGCTGCCCGAAGGCGAGATTACCGAGGCGACCGCCGTCGCCGTGCAGGGCGCGATCAAGGATCAGATCGAGGCGCGTCGTGACGGAGTTTCGCCGATGCACCAGTCGATCCCTGGCTATCCCTGCAAGGTCGATCCGGCGAAGGCGATAACCATGCGGGATCAACTCGCCGAGCAGGCCGAATTCCAGACCAAGATCCGGGCGGTGCGTGCGGCACCCAAGGCGGAGCGCATGAAGCGCGCGCAGGCACTGGTCGCCGTGGAGGGGAATCCGCCCCTAAGCTACGCGAAGGCCCTCGCCCTGTTGCTGTTGTTGCGCGACTGCGTCGATACCAAAGCGGATTGGAACGTCCTGCTCGACTACACCAGCGGACTCCCCAAGCGTTTCGCGAACCAGGCGGAGGTGCAGGAAAATCGCGCATTCGCTGTTGCCCAGATAGGCGACGATGTTCGGGCCGTCGCCGAAATCCAGACACTGATTGATCTCGCGGGGCCAACGCCGGAACGCTTTGGCCTGATGGGCGGTCGCTACAAGCGCCTCTCCAAGGCACCGACGGCGAGCGCATCCGAGTGCAAGGAAGCCCTTGCCAAGGCGATCTGCTGCTATGAGCAGGGAATGGACCTTGATCTCAACGCCTATTATTGCTCCAGCAATCTGCCGCGACTCTATCGGCGGCGGGGAAAAGCAGGTGATGAGGAGCGCGCGCAGACGACCCTTCGTGCGGTCATCGCGGCCTGCGAGCGCGCGAGGCGGCTACAGATCGCCGATCGATGGTACCGCCCGACGCTGCTCGTCGCAGCTTTTGACCTGGGCGAGGCCGACACGGCTGACGACCTTGCGGAGGATGTGATTGCCGAAGGCAAAGCCAAGTGGGAGGTCGATAGCGTGATCGAGGACCTCGAAACCACCGTTGCGCAGGTCACCGACCCCGCAAAGCGCGCGCGATTGTCCGCCATCGTCGACAAGATCAAGACAGCCTGA
- a CDS encoding TonB-dependent siderophore receptor, giving the protein MQDYVASRSAAATKIDAPIMETPQSISVVTRKQIADRDAQTVNDAMRYTAGVQTDLYGPDARMDWYSIRGFNQSTSGFYLDGLGLPRIESPDTSWSAEPYALERVDILKGPSSVLFGQNYPGGLVSLISKKPTEDPFHEIGVQFGTFNRKQVQFDLSGPANDDRTLLYRFTGVARDSDSYVHYMPDDRVYLQPQITYQPDASTKLNIEATYMHISTGGVAGYLPASGTFLPNPYGRLSNSFFGGDPNYNATTKNQYSIGYQFEHKTDEDWTFRQNMRVAHLDFASKATFGWYPGLASDNVSLSRLSGLAQATLTTFHVDNQAEKKISTGILDHTLLFGVDYQYQDTSVMKGYGSLPDLNIFNPVYFQSFVAPDYNDTRLQGNSSQAGIYAQDQIKLGRLTVVLGGREDFARTSQYEQVNDVTSKQNDSAFSGRVGAIYNFDSGFAPYYNYAQSFIPQIGSDRNGQGFKPLTGTQNEVGLKFQPPGSRSMFTIAAFDIRQQNGLTADPVNPLYSVAVGETRSRGIELEALVSLTEGLDLTAAYTRQEVKFTKANDDTQGKTPYNTPTDMASLWAKYHFNDGMLAGFGLGAGVRYIGETWGDNLNTFRVPGYALIDATLSYEYQKHWRFAVNGTNLFDRRNGMCFETYACWLGPGRAVIGSVSYRW; this is encoded by the coding sequence GTGCAGGATTATGTCGCATCGCGCAGCGCCGCAGCGACCAAGATCGACGCACCGATCATGGAGACACCGCAGTCGATCTCGGTGGTGACGCGCAAGCAGATCGCCGACCGGGACGCCCAGACCGTCAACGATGCGATGAGGTACACCGCCGGTGTCCAGACCGATCTCTACGGACCGGATGCGCGCATGGACTGGTATTCGATCCGCGGCTTCAATCAGTCGACGTCCGGATTCTATCTGGACGGCCTCGGCCTGCCGCGCATCGAGAGCCCCGATACCTCCTGGTCGGCGGAGCCTTACGCGCTGGAGCGCGTCGACATCCTGAAGGGACCGAGTTCGGTCCTGTTCGGCCAGAACTATCCCGGCGGACTGGTCAGCCTGATCAGCAAGAAGCCCACCGAGGACCCGTTTCACGAAATCGGAGTCCAGTTCGGCACCTTCAACCGCAAGCAGGTGCAGTTCGACCTCAGCGGTCCGGCCAACGACGACCGCACCTTGCTCTATCGGTTCACCGGAGTTGCGCGCGACAGCGACAGCTATGTCCACTACATGCCGGATGATCGGGTCTACCTCCAGCCGCAGATCACATATCAGCCGGACGCCTCGACCAAGCTCAACATCGAGGCGACCTACATGCACATCTCTACCGGCGGCGTCGCCGGCTATCTGCCGGCATCAGGCACCTTCCTGCCGAATCCGTATGGGCGCCTGTCCAACAGCTTCTTCGGCGGAGATCCAAACTACAACGCAACGACCAAGAACCAATATTCCATCGGCTATCAGTTCGAGCACAAGACCGACGAGGATTGGACCTTCCGACAGAATATGCGGGTCGCGCATCTCGACTTCGCCTCCAAGGCGACCTTCGGATGGTATCCGGGACTGGCGTCCGACAACGTGTCGCTCAGTCGCCTGAGCGGACTAGCCCAAGCCACGCTCACGACCTTCCACGTCGACAACCAGGCCGAGAAGAAGATCTCGACCGGCATTCTCGATCACACGCTGCTCTTTGGCGTCGATTACCAATATCAAGACACCAGTGTGATGAAGGGTTACGGATCGCTGCCGGATCTGAACATCTTCAATCCGGTGTATTTCCAGAGCTTCGTTGCTCCGGACTATAACGACACCCGCCTGCAGGGAAATTCCTCGCAGGCCGGAATCTATGCGCAGGACCAGATCAAGCTCGGACGCCTCACCGTCGTGCTCGGCGGTCGGGAGGATTTCGCGCGGACCAGCCAGTATGAACAGGTCAACGACGTCACCAGCAAGCAGAACGACAGCGCGTTCAGCGGCCGCGTCGGCGCCATCTACAATTTCGACAGCGGCTTCGCACCCTATTACAACTATGCGCAGTCGTTCATTCCGCAAATCGGCTCGGACCGCAACGGACAGGGCTTCAAGCCGCTGACCGGCACCCAGAACGAGGTCGGCCTCAAATTCCAGCCGCCCGGCTCGCGCAGCATGTTCACGATCGCGGCCTTCGACATCAGGCAGCAGAACGGTCTGACGGCCGATCCGGTCAATCCGCTCTACTCCGTGGCGGTCGGCGAGACCCGGTCGCGCGGCATCGAGCTTGAGGCCCTGGTCAGCCTGACCGAAGGCCTGGACCTGACGGCGGCGTATACCCGTCAGGAGGTGAAATTCACCAAGGCGAACGACGACACCCAGGGCAAGACGCCCTACAACACGCCGACCGACATGGCGTCGTTATGGGCGAAATATCATTTCAACGACGGCATGCTGGCGGGCTTCGGCCTCGGCGCCGGCGTTCGTTACATCGGAGAGACCTGGGGCGACAATCTCAACACATTCAGGGTCCCGGGATATGCGCTGATCGACGCCACGCTGTCCTACGAATATCAGAAGCATTGGCGGTTCGCCGTCAATGGCACCAACCTGTTCGATCGACGCAACGGCATGTGCTTCGAAACCTACGCCTGCTGGCTTGGCCCCGGACGGGCCGTGATCGGCAGCGTCTCTTACCGCTGGTGA
- a CDS encoding TetR family transcriptional regulator, giving the protein MARRRTSSISSRKQPQQARSSELVAAILDAAVQVLTKEGAQRFTTARVAERAGVSVGSLYQYFPNKASILFRLQSDEWRQTTAMLRDILEDATRPPLDRLRALVHAFIRSECEEAAVRVALNDAAPLYRDAPEAREVRASGERIVAVFMREALPDASDAIRATAGGLITTTLSTVGKHFSESPRTRAEIKAHADAMADMFCAYLRHLRDR; this is encoded by the coding sequence ATGGCCAGGCGGCGAACGTCTTCAATTTCCTCGCGAAAACAGCCGCAACAGGCCCGCTCGAGCGAGCTCGTCGCGGCCATTCTCGATGCCGCTGTTCAGGTTTTGACGAAGGAGGGGGCGCAGCGTTTCACCACGGCGCGGGTGGCCGAGAGGGCCGGCGTCAGCGTCGGCTCGCTGTACCAGTATTTCCCGAACAAGGCCTCGATCCTGTTCCGGCTACAGAGCGACGAGTGGCGGCAGACCACGGCGATGCTGCGCGATATCCTCGAAGACGCCACGCGGCCGCCCCTGGACCGGCTGCGCGCGCTGGTGCACGCCTTCATCCGTTCCGAATGCGAGGAGGCCGCGGTGCGCGTCGCGCTCAATGACGCAGCCCCGCTCTATCGTGACGCGCCCGAAGCGCGCGAGGTGCGGGCATCGGGCGAGCGCATCGTCGCGGTCTTCATGCGCGAGGCTTTGCCGGACGCTTCCGACGCGATCCGCGCGACGGCCGGCGGTCTGATCACGACGACGCTGAGCACGGTCGGCAAGCATTTCTCGGAAAGCCCGCGAACGCGCGCGGAGATCAAGGCCCATGCCGACGCCATGGCCGACATGTTCTGCGCCTATCTCAGGCATCTCCGGGATCGTTGA
- a CDS encoding enoyl-CoA hydratase/isomerase family protein yields the protein MKDKKYVGLLVEIRPSGVAVITMNRPEILNAIDWPMHAALEELFVDLDNDPAVKAIVLTGAGRGFCSGGDQNALDQGIHKISPTRSGRHLIRNILEVESPVIAAVNGVAVGLGATLALFCDVIFAQPSARFADTHVTAGVVAGDGGAVIWPLLLGPARAKHYLMTGEFISAEDAAAAGMINKVVPEGTVLEYAIGYAELLASGPRNAIIWTKYSVNKLIKEQAHLNLDTAGALETLTFNSPERKEAVAAFREKRKRFAEGTS from the coding sequence ATGAAAGATAAAAAGTACGTGGGCTTGCTCGTGGAGATACGTCCGAGCGGTGTGGCCGTCATCACCATGAACCGGCCCGAAATCCTCAATGCCATCGATTGGCCTATGCATGCCGCGTTGGAGGAGCTGTTCGTGGATCTCGATAACGACCCCGCGGTGAAGGCTATCGTCCTTACCGGCGCTGGTCGCGGGTTCTGCTCAGGCGGCGATCAGAACGCGCTCGATCAGGGCATACATAAGATATCGCCGACGCGCTCGGGCCGACACCTCATTAGAAACATCCTTGAGGTGGAGTCCCCCGTCATTGCCGCCGTGAACGGCGTGGCGGTCGGGTTGGGCGCCACGCTCGCTTTGTTCTGCGACGTTATCTTTGCCCAGCCAAGCGCCCGTTTCGCCGATACGCATGTGACGGCCGGCGTCGTCGCCGGCGACGGCGGTGCTGTCATATGGCCGCTTCTTCTGGGCCCGGCGCGGGCCAAGCATTACTTGATGACCGGTGAATTCATTTCGGCGGAAGACGCGGCGGCAGCGGGCATGATCAACAAGGTCGTGCCGGAAGGCACCGTTCTCGAGTATGCGATCGGATATGCCGAACTGCTCGCGAGCGGTCCCCGTAACGCAATCATCTGGACCAAGTACAGCGTCAACAAGCTGATCAAGGAACAGGCGCATCTCAATCTCGACACCGCGGGTGCGCTCGAGACGCTTACGTTCAATAGCCCCGAGCGGAAAGAGGCCGTCGCGGCCTTCCGGGAGAAGCGCAAGCGCTTCGCAGAAGGCACAAGCTGA